Proteins encoded together in one Lathyrus oleraceus cultivar Zhongwan6 chromosome 5, CAAS_Psat_ZW6_1.0, whole genome shotgun sequence window:
- the LOC127078368 gene encoding thylakoid lumenal 17.9 kDa protein, chloroplastic, translating into MTFILGHLPLTVSSQTHTNTIPKLPNLTPKFIPNLFSLAIAITLTSPLPSHAIPSLNSSKPPPVSLTTPFSQSKNLQLGLENGKIRPCPSTNPGCVSTNPKSSSFDFPWTIPENSADNAIQRLREAILETQKNVKFQPVEDTPNGQYLQAEVDGKFDRDVLEFLVKGDVVAYRCMAAKVTYIYPFTTAFGDSKGQEARLKQINDQLGWYSPSFDSME; encoded by the exons ATGACCTTCATTCTTGGTCATCTTCCTCTTACTGTTTCTTCTCAAACTCACACTAACACCATTCCTAAACTACCAAATCTCACACCTAAATTCATACCAAATCTCTTCTCTCTAGCCATTGCCATAACATTAACTTCTCCTCTACCTTCTCATGCAATTCCTTCTCTCAATTCTTCTAAACCCCCTCCAGTCTCTCTCACCACTCCCTTTTCTCAATCAAAAAACTTACAACTTGGACTAGAAAATGG AAAAATTAGACCTTGTCCATCGACCAATCCGGGTTGTGTATCAACAAATCCAAAGTCATCATCTTTTGATTTTCCTTGGACGATTCCGGAAAATTCAGCGGATAATGCTATTCAG AGATTACGTGAAGCAATTCTAGAGACTCAGAAAAATGTCAAATTCCAGCCTGTAGAAGATACTCCAAATG GTCAATATCTGCAAGCTGAAGTTGATGGAAAATTTGATAGAGATGTACTTGAGTTTCTGGTGAAAGGTGATGTGGTTGCTTACAGGTGTATGGCAGCAAAAGTAACTTATATATATCCTTTCACTACTGCATTCGGAGATTCAAAGGGTCAAGAAGCAAGACTAAAGCAAATTAATGACCAATTGGGCTGGTATTCTCCCAGTTTTGATTCCATGGAGTAG
- the LOC127078370 gene encoding mediator of RNA polymerase II transcription subunit 30 has product MEEISVNGSMSISGKTTQDLAMEGHRYLEETIQYAYKILSSMNDELCNPAMWSTPSSAVTSPNALSPNGDAASDNSGQHADGAASGGGTGGALDEARFRYKKAVAGLRSVLVAIPNSQKTNTFDNGSAASPADEAEMEKLEEQASSLRKELGNKNLHLKILIDQIRELITDISTWQSPFST; this is encoded by the exons ATGGAAGAAATATCAGTGAACGGTTCAATGTCAATCAGCGGCAAAACGACCCAGGATTTAGCCATGGAAGGTCATAGATACTTAGAAGAAACCATACAATATGCTTACAAGATACTTTCCTCCATGAATGACGAACTTTGTAACCCTGCTATGTGGTCCACTCCTTCTTCCGCGGTTACCTCTCCCAATGCCCTTTCCCCAAATGGTGATGCCGCTTCTGATAACTCCGGCCAACACGCTGACGGAGCCGCTTCCGGTGGCGGTACTGGTGGTGCTCTTGATGAAGCTCGATTTCGGTATAAGAAGGCTGTTGCTGGATTACGTAGTGTTCTTGTTGCAATCCCTAACTCTCAGAAG ACAAACACATTTGACAATGGTTCAGCTGCTAGCCCTGCGGATGAAGCTGAAATGGAGAAGTTGGAAGAGCAAGCCTCTTCTTTAAGAAAG GAACTTGGCAACAAGAACTTGCACCTGAAGATACTCATAGATCAAATACGAGAGCTTATCACAGACATATCAACTTGGCAAAGTCCCTTTTCGACTTGA
- the LOC127078369 gene encoding non-specific phospholipase C6 encodes MVLIKLRSSILFLLLTLSTLFLLHPTTYAFNQNQPIKTIVVLVMENRSFDHMLGWMKKAINPLIDGVNGDECNPVSTEASKKDTICFSDDAEFVDPDPGHSFEDVLKQVFGNDNASIPSMNGFVEQALSVSQNLSETVMKGFKPKSVPVYAALVKEFAVFDRWFSSIPGPTQPNRLFVYSATSHGSTSHVKRQLAIGYPQKTIFDSMHENGLDFGIYFENIPTTFFYRNLRKLKYISKFHRYDSKFKKDAGNGKLPSLTVIEPRYFDLTGSSANDDHPSHDVANGQMLVKEVYETLRASPQWNETLLVITYDEHGGFFDHVKTPFVNIPNPDGNTGPAPYFFKFDRLGVRVPTIMVSPWIKKGIVVRSPKGPAANSEFEHSSIPATIKKMFNLSSNFLTHRDAWAGTFDDVVGELTSPRTDCPVTLPDVTPLRSTEAKENGSLSEFQSEVVQLAAVLNGDHFLSSFPDEMSKKMSVKEAHDYVTGAVSRFIRASKEAIKLGADESAIVDMRSSLTTRSSSHN; translated from the exons ATGGTACTTATCAAACTCAGATCCTCCATTCTCTTTCTTCTTCTCACTCTATCAACTCTCTTCCTTCTTCACCCAACAACCTATGCATTCAACCAAAACCAACCTATCAAAACCATTGTTGTTTTGGTCATGGAGAATCGTTCCTTTGATCACATGTTGGGTTGGATGAAAAAGGCTATCAACCCTTTAATTGACGGTGTCAATGGAGATGAATGCAACCCTGTTTCAACGGAAGCCTCCAAAAAAGACACAATCTGTTTCAGTGATGATGCAGAGTTTGTGGATCCGGATCCAGGTCATTCATTTGAGGATGTTTTGAAACAGGTATTTGGTAATGATAATGCTTCAATTCCTTCCATGAATGGTTTTGTGGAACAAGCATTGTCTGTGTCTCAGAATCTTTCTGAGACAGTAATGAAAGGGTTTAAACCGAAATCTGTTCCGGTTTATGCGGCTTTGGTTAAGGAATTTGCTGTTTTTGATAGGTGGTTTAGTTCAATTCCCGGTCCAACGCAACCCAATAGGCTTTTTGTGTATTCTGCAACTTCTCATGGTTCAACTAGTCATGTTAAGAGACAATTAGCAATAGGGTATCCTCAAAAAACTATCTTTGACTCTATGCATGAGAATGGCTTGGATTTTGGGATTTATTTTGAGAACATACCCACTACTTTTTTCTATAGAAATCTAAGGAAGTTGAAATATATATCGAAATTTCATCGGTATGATTCCAAGTTTAAGAAAGATGCTGGAAATGGGAAGCTTCCGTCGTTGACGGTGATTGAGCCGAGGTACTTCGACTTGACGGGCTCGTCTGCAAATGATGATCACCCTTCTCATGATGTTGCGAATGGACAAATGTTGGTTAAGGAGGTTTACGAGACTCTGAGAGCAAGTCCACAATGGAATGAAACTCTTTTGGTTATTACATATGATGAGCATGGTGGATTTTTTGATCATGTCAAGACTCCTTTTGTTAACATTCCTAACCCAGATGGGAACACAGGACCTGCTCCTTATTTCTTTAAGTTTGATCGGTTAGGGGTTCGGGTGCCGACTATTATGGTCTCTCCTTGGATCAAGAAGGGGATTG TGGTAAGAAGCCCCAAAGGACCAGCTGCAAACTCCGAGTTTGAGCACTCGTCAATTCCCGCCACCATAAAGAAGATGTTCAACCTTTCCTCTAACTTTTTGACTCACAGAGATGCATGGGCTGGGACATTCGATGATGTTGTTGGCGAGTTAACTTCGCCCAGAACAGATTGTCCAG TGACTTTGCCTGACGTGACGCCTTTAAGGAGCACTGAAGCGAAAGAAAATGGCAGCCTCTCTGAGTTTCAGAGTGAGGTGGTTCAGTTGGCAGCTGTTCTAAATGGAGACCACTTCTTGAGCAGTTTCCCGGACGAAATGAGTAAGAAAATGAGTGTGAAGGAAGCTCATGATTATGTGACAGGAGCTGTTTCGAGATTCATAAGAGCTAGCAAAGAGGCTATCAAGTTGGGGGCTGATGAGTCTGCTATTGTAGATATGAGATCCTCTCTCACTACTAGATCTTCTAGTCACAATTAA